From Enterococcus mediterraneensis, the proteins below share one genomic window:
- a CDS encoding toxic anion resistance protein, producing MTEQLPKTQDVDTTLDDLLNNPFSTPVGSLTETQQTEIAALKEQQKANRLIDKLPPERQVQAQELATKIDPTDQQAVITYGAVAQEKLSSFSQSMLNHVQAADIGPVGDSLTELMYRLQEANPDELRAGEGNIFQRVFGKVKQSIYEITAKYQKIGAQIDKIAVKLEKEKDGLLKDNLMLEQLYHKNKDYFDALNIYIAAGELKMEELQTKIIPEAMQKAQQSGDQMDAQIANDYTQFLDRLDKRTHDLRLARQVTIQQAPQIRLIQNTNQALAEKIQASINTAIPLWKNQVVIALTLLRQKDAVTAQRQVSETTNDLLKKNSEMLKVSAIETAKENERGIVDIETLQKTQNDLVETIQETLRIQKEGKEKRRAAEIELGTMEEDLKQKLLDMTSEHN from the coding sequence GAACAATTACCCAAAACCCAAGACGTCGACACGACTTTAGACGACTTATTGAACAATCCCTTTTCAACACCTGTCGGATCTTTGACTGAGACCCAGCAAACAGAGATCGCCGCATTGAAAGAACAACAAAAAGCGAATCGCTTGATCGATAAATTGCCCCCTGAACGACAAGTACAAGCGCAGGAACTGGCAACTAAGATCGATCCTACCGATCAGCAAGCAGTCATTACTTATGGAGCTGTCGCGCAAGAAAAACTCAGCTCTTTTTCACAATCAATGCTCAACCATGTCCAAGCTGCAGATATCGGTCCAGTAGGAGACTCTTTGACTGAACTGATGTATCGGCTGCAAGAAGCCAATCCTGATGAATTGCGGGCAGGAGAAGGCAATATTTTTCAACGAGTATTTGGTAAAGTCAAACAATCGATCTATGAGATCACCGCTAAATACCAAAAAATCGGTGCGCAGATCGACAAGATCGCGGTAAAATTGGAAAAAGAAAAAGACGGTCTATTAAAAGACAATCTGATGCTGGAACAACTTTATCATAAAAACAAAGACTATTTTGACGCGCTGAATATCTATATCGCAGCCGGCGAATTGAAAATGGAAGAACTGCAAACCAAGATCATTCCTGAAGCAATGCAAAAAGCGCAGCAATCCGGCGATCAAATGGACGCGCAGATCGCCAACGATTATACCCAATTTTTAGATCGTTTGGATAAACGGACCCATGACTTGCGCCTTGCTCGTCAAGTGACGATCCAACAAGCGCCTCAAATCCGCTTGATCCAAAATACCAATCAGGCGTTGGCTGAAAAGATCCAAGCCTCAATCAACACCGCTATCCCATTATGGAAAAACCAAGTGGTGATCGCATTGACCTTACTTCGCCAAAAAGACGCTGTGACCGCGCAACGACAAGTATCTGAGACTACGAATGATTTACTGAAGAAAAACTCAGAGATGCTGAAAGTCTCTGCCATTGAAACAGCAAAAGAAAATGAGCGAGGGATCGTTGATATCGAGACATTGCAAAAAACCCAAAATGATTTAGTGGAAACGATCCAAGAAACATTACGGATCCAAAAAGAAGGTAAAGAAAAACGCCGTGCCGCTGAGATCGAACTTGGTACGATGGAAGAAGATCTGAAACAGAAATTACTGGATATGACTTCTGAACACAATTAA
- a CDS encoding amino acid permease, giving the protein MDLFRKKEITVEQPSYMKKSLKVKDLIMLGIGAIIGTGIFVVTGVASSDMAGPALTISFVLAAIVVGLSGLSFAEFASRVPVLGGPYAYIYVVFGELAAWMTGWFLLCEFLLAVSSVASGWSGYVQGFLNSLGIHLPQALTAGYNAENGTYIDLIAALVVVFVTFWVSQETKKALRLNNLMVYVKFGIIALFVVFGLFFVKPDNWQPFMPFGFSGVFDGAALVFFAFLGFDAVAMAAEEVKNPQKDVPKGIIGAIGIATLLYIVVTLILTGIVPYTELGVKDPVAFAMRFVGHGFVGSVISVGAILTLLTVTISMMYSLARLLYAISKDGLLPKFMQKIDPKHRTPKNATMVAGVIALVFAAAFPLQMLAELTNIVALAYLIMVSLGILKLRKMIGKPKPGEFKMPWVPVLPCISILSCLFLMSRLKPMTWIIFAITLVIGLLIYFLYGYRNSSLNKK; this is encoded by the coding sequence ATGGATCTTTTCAGAAAAAAAGAAATTACAGTTGAACAGCCAAGCTACATGAAAAAAAGCTTAAAGGTCAAAGATTTGATCATGTTGGGGATTGGAGCGATCATTGGCACCGGGATCTTCGTTGTGACCGGTGTCGCTTCTTCCGACATGGCGGGTCCGGCGTTGACGATCTCATTTGTCTTAGCGGCGATCGTCGTCGGCCTATCAGGTTTGAGCTTTGCTGAATTTGCTTCCCGCGTCCCTGTTCTAGGAGGACCGTATGCGTATATCTACGTGGTTTTTGGGGAGCTGGCAGCTTGGATGACCGGCTGGTTTCTGTTGTGTGAATTTTTATTAGCGGTTTCATCGGTAGCGTCCGGCTGGTCTGGATATGTGCAGGGCTTTTTGAACAGCTTGGGGATTCATCTTCCGCAGGCGTTGACTGCCGGGTATAATGCGGAAAACGGGACTTATATCGATTTGATCGCTGCATTGGTAGTTGTTTTTGTTACTTTTTGGGTAAGCCAAGAAACGAAAAAAGCTTTGCGCTTGAATAATCTTATGGTGTATGTCAAATTCGGTATCATTGCCTTATTTGTGGTTTTCGGACTCTTTTTTGTGAAACCGGATAATTGGCAGCCGTTCATGCCGTTTGGTTTTTCTGGTGTCTTTGACGGAGCTGCATTGGTTTTCTTCGCCTTTTTAGGATTTGACGCTGTGGCAATGGCAGCCGAAGAAGTCAAAAATCCGCAAAAGGATGTACCAAAAGGAATCATCGGTGCCATTGGGATCGCTACGTTATTATATATCGTTGTGACATTAATCTTGACCGGGATCGTTCCGTATACTGAATTAGGAGTCAAAGACCCGGTAGCTTTTGCGATGCGCTTTGTTGGACACGGATTTGTCGGATCAGTCATTTCAGTTGGAGCGATCCTTACGTTATTGACGGTTACGATTTCGATGATGTATTCTTTGGCGCGTTTGCTTTATGCCATCAGTAAAGACGGTCTGCTGCCGAAATTCATGCAAAAAATCGATCCGAAACATCGGACACCAAAGAACGCTACGATGGTGGCTGGCGTGATCGCCTTAGTGTTTGCCGCGGCTTTTCCTTTGCAGATGCTGGCCGAATTGACGAACATCGTCGCACTGGCCTATCTAATCATGGTTTCTTTGGGAATCTTGAAATTGCGTAAAATGATCGGCAAACCAAAACCAGGCGAATTTAAAATGCCGTGGGTACCCGTCCTGCCATGTATTTCGATCCTGTCATGTCTGTTTTTAATGTCTCGGTTAAAACCGATGACATGGATCATTTTCGCTATTACATTAGTCATCGGACTGCTGATTTATTTCCTATATGGCTATCGCAATAGTTCGCTGAATAAAAAATAA
- a CDS encoding GRP family sugar transporter has product MELIIALVPMFAWGSIGLVSGKMGGDANQQTVGMTIGAFVFSLVVFAVSQPTLTTWIIFIGFVSGLFWVVGQNGQFHAMQYMGVSVGLPLSTGMQLMLNTVAGAIFFHEWTGARDYGLGILALILLVIGAYLTSRRDPENNLQSGNKMLDFAKGFRALIISTLGYGVYTILITWADLDPMAIILPQSVGMLAGALLFTLGKIQYNKFVWRNTTSGLLWGIGNACMLLTIQVVGLAVGFSLSQMGIIISTLGGIFLLGERKTKKEMIYVILGCLFVIFGGILLGYMKAS; this is encoded by the coding sequence ATGGAACTAATTATAGCTTTAGTCCCTATGTTTGCATGGGGAAGTATCGGATTAGTCAGCGGGAAAATGGGCGGCGATGCCAACCAACAAACCGTAGGAATGACTATTGGTGCCTTTGTATTTTCGTTAGTTGTTTTTGCTGTAAGTCAACCAACATTGACTACATGGATCATCTTTATCGGTTTTGTGTCAGGTCTTTTTTGGGTAGTCGGTCAAAATGGTCAATTCCATGCGATGCAGTATATGGGAGTTTCGGTTGGACTTCCGTTGTCGACTGGTATGCAGTTGATGCTGAATACAGTGGCCGGCGCTATCTTCTTTCATGAATGGACAGGCGCTCGCGATTATGGTCTAGGGATTCTTGCATTGATCTTGTTGGTGATCGGTGCCTATCTGACTTCAAGACGCGATCCGGAAAATAATCTGCAAAGCGGTAATAAAATGCTGGATTTTGCAAAAGGATTCCGTGCGCTGATCATTTCAACATTAGGTTATGGTGTTTATACGATTTTGATCACCTGGGCCGATTTAGATCCAATGGCGATCATTCTGCCGCAAAGCGTAGGGATGCTTGCAGGAGCGTTGTTATTTACACTTGGTAAGATCCAATATAATAAATTTGTTTGGCGCAATACTACTTCTGGACTATTGTGGGGGATCGGAAATGCATGTATGTTGTTGACGATCCAAGTTGTTGGTTTAGCTGTAGGTTTTTCATTGTCACAAATGGGGATCATCATCTCTACTTTGGGCGGAATCTTCTTACTAGGAGAACGGAAAACGAAAAAAGAAATGATTTATGTGATTTTGGGTTGCCTTTTTGTTATTTTTGGTGGTATCCTTTTAGGATATATGAAGGCCTCTTAA